A portion of the Pseudomonas synxantha BG33R genome contains these proteins:
- the ispE gene encoding 4-(cytidine 5'-diphospho)-2-C-methyl-D-erythritol kinase, translating into MTERLTLPSPAKLNLMLHILGRREDGYHELQTLFQFLDYGDELTFAVRDDGVIQLHTEFEGVPHDSNLIVKAAKKLQQQSGCRLGIDIWIDKILPMGGGIGGGSSNAATTLLGLNHLWQLGWDHDRLAALGLALGADVPVFVRGHAAFAEGVGEKLTPVEPEEPWYVVLVPQVSVSTAEIFSDPLLTRNSSPIKVRPVPKGNSRNDCLPVVARRYPEVRNALNLLGKFTEAKLTGTGSCVFGGFPSKAEADKVSALLTETLTGFVAKGSNVSMLHRKLQSLL; encoded by the coding sequence GTGACAGAACGCCTGACCCTGCCCTCGCCTGCGAAACTCAATCTGATGCTGCATATTCTTGGTCGCCGTGAAGATGGCTATCACGAGCTGCAGACCCTCTTTCAGTTCCTCGACTATGGCGATGAGCTGACCTTCGCCGTACGCGACGATGGCGTGATCCAGCTGCACACCGAATTCGAAGGCGTGCCCCACGACAGCAATCTGATCGTGAAGGCGGCGAAAAAACTTCAGCAACAATCCGGCTGCCGGCTCGGGATAGATATCTGGATCGACAAAATCCTGCCCATGGGCGGTGGCATCGGGGGTGGGAGTTCGAATGCTGCAACGACGTTGCTGGGGCTGAACCACTTGTGGCAACTGGGCTGGGACCACGATCGCCTGGCTGCGCTGGGCCTGGCGCTGGGCGCGGACGTCCCGGTTTTCGTGCGTGGCCACGCCGCGTTTGCTGAGGGCGTAGGGGAGAAACTTACCCCTGTAGAACCCGAAGAACCCTGGTATGTCGTGCTTGTGCCGCAAGTATCTGTAAGTACAGCAGAAATTTTTTCAGATCCGTTGTTGACACGTAACTCTTCTCCCATTAAAGTGCGCCCCGTTCCCAAGGGAAACAGTCGAAATGACTGCTTACCGGTTGTAGCAAGGCGTTATCCAGAGGTACGTAACGCTTTGAATTTGTTAGGTAAATTTACCGAAGCAAAATTAACCGGAACTGGAAGTTGTGTGTTTGGGGGCTTCCCAAGCAAAGCTGAAGCTGATAAAGTCTCGGCCCTTCTTACAGAGACCCTTACAGGGTTTGTAGCAAAGGGAAGCAACGTTTCGATGTTGCATCGCAAGCTGCAAAGTCTGCTCTAA
- the lolB gene encoding lipoprotein insertase outer membrane protein LolB: MFFRHIIVFSFIALLAGCAGVGTRESVEGQGNPAQWQQHKDQLSSIDGWQIEGKVGVRAPKDSGSGTLFWLQRQDYYDIRLSGPLGRGAARLTGRPGQVSLEVANQGRYEATSPEELLEQQIGWKLPVSHLVWWVRGLPAPESKSRLSLNGDSRLASLEQDGWQVEYLSYVQQNGYWLPERIKLHGTDLDVTLVIKDWQPRKLGQ, translated from the coding sequence ATGTTCTTTCGCCACATTATCGTCTTCAGTTTTATCGCCCTGCTCGCCGGTTGCGCGGGCGTAGGCACCCGTGAATCCGTTGAAGGCCAGGGCAACCCGGCGCAATGGCAACAACACAAGGATCAGCTCAGCAGCATCGACGGCTGGCAGATCGAGGGCAAGGTCGGGGTTCGCGCGCCGAAAGATTCCGGCAGCGGCACCCTGTTCTGGCTGCAACGCCAGGATTATTACGACATTCGCCTCTCGGGCCCGCTGGGCCGGGGGGCGGCTCGCCTGACGGGCCGGCCGGGGCAAGTGAGCCTGGAAGTGGCCAACCAGGGCCGCTATGAAGCGACCTCCCCGGAGGAACTGCTGGAGCAGCAGATCGGCTGGAAGCTGCCTGTCTCGCATTTGGTCTGGTGGGTGCGCGGTCTTCCAGCGCCCGAGAGCAAAAGTCGCCTGAGCCTCAATGGCGACAGTCGCCTTGCCTCCCTGGAGCAGGACGGCTGGCAGGTGGAGTACCTGAGCTACGTGCAACAGAACGGCTATTGGCTGCCCGAGCGCATCAAGCTGCACGGCACCGACCTTGATGTCACGTTGGTGATCAAGGACTGGCAACCGCGCAAGTTGGGGCAATAA
- a CDS encoding tetratricopeptide repeat protein codes for MNRSSALLLAFVFLSGCQAMAPVSPEATPPVEDTSPAPEKPKVYSSFSEETIYSLLTAELAGQRNRFDIALDNYVTQAINTQDPGISERAFRIAEYLGADQAALDTSLIWAKNAPDDLEAQRAAAVQLARAGRYDDSMVYMEKVLQGKGDTHFDFLALSAADTDQDTRNGLMKSFDRLLQKHPKNSQLIFGKALLLQQDDEADAALKLLEQNPPEDGEIAPILLRARLLQNLNRGKEAIPLLEKSIKKYPDDKRLRLTYARMLVEQDRMEDAKVQFANLVQQYPDDDELRYSLALVCLEAKAWDEAKGYLEQLIERDSHVDSAHLNLGRIAEERNDPQAALLEYAQVGPGNDYLPAQLRQADILMSNGRTDEAEKRLAAARDAEPDYAIQLYLIQAETLSANKQGERAWKLLQQALLQYPDDLNLLYTRAMQAEKRNDLAQLEKDLRLIIKRDPDNAMALNALGYTLSDRTTRYAEAKVLIEQAHALNPEDPAVLDSLGWVNYRLGNLDEAERLLRQALERFPDQEVAAHLGEVLWAKGEQREARQIWEKFLKEQPESPILRGTIKRLTGSETL; via the coding sequence ATGAATAGATCTTCCGCGTTGCTCCTTGCTTTTGTCTTTCTCAGCGGCTGCCAGGCCATGGCACCCGTGTCGCCGGAGGCTACGCCGCCGGTAGAAGACACCTCCCCCGCCCCTGAAAAGCCCAAGGTTTATTCCTCGTTCAGTGAAGAAACGATCTACAGCCTGCTGACGGCGGAACTGGCCGGCCAGCGTAATCGTTTCGATATTGCGCTGGATAATTACGTGACCCAGGCCATCAACACCCAGGATCCGGGCATTTCCGAGCGGGCGTTTCGCATCGCTGAATACCTGGGCGCCGACCAGGCTGCGCTGGATACGTCGCTGATCTGGGCAAAAAATGCCCCCGACGATCTGGAAGCCCAGCGCGCCGCCGCCGTGCAACTGGCGCGCGCGGGCCGCTATGACGACTCTATGGTCTATATGGAGAAAGTCCTGCAGGGCAAGGGCGACACGCATTTCGATTTCCTGGCGCTGTCGGCCGCCGACACCGATCAGGACACCCGCAATGGCCTGATGAAGAGCTTCGACCGCCTGCTGCAAAAGCATCCGAAGAACAGCCAGCTGATTTTCGGCAAAGCCTTGCTGTTGCAACAGGATGACGAAGCCGACGCCGCACTCAAATTGCTTGAGCAAAACCCGCCGGAAGACGGCGAGATCGCGCCAATTCTGCTGCGAGCACGCCTGCTGCAGAACCTCAACCGCGGCAAGGAAGCGATTCCTCTGCTGGAAAAAAGCATCAAGAAATACCCGGACGACAAGCGCCTGCGCCTGACTTATGCGCGAATGCTGGTTGAGCAGGACCGCATGGAAGACGCCAAAGTGCAGTTCGCCAACCTGGTCCAGCAATACCCCGACGACGACGAACTGCGCTATTCGCTGGCCCTGGTGTGCCTGGAAGCCAAAGCCTGGGATGAGGCCAAGGGCTACCTGGAACAGTTGATTGAACGTGACAGCCATGTCGACTCGGCGCACCTGAACCTGGGCCGCATTGCTGAAGAACGCAACGACCCGCAGGCCGCCCTGCTCGAGTACGCCCAGGTCGGCCCCGGCAATGACTACCTGCCCGCCCAGTTGCGCCAGGCCGACATCCTGATGAGCAATGGCCGTACCGACGAAGCGGAAAAACGCCTGGCCGCGGCCCGCGATGCCGAGCCGGACTACGCCATCCAGCTGTACTTGATCCAGGCCGAGACCTTATCGGCCAACAAGCAGGGCGAACGCGCCTGGAAGCTGCTGCAACAAGCGTTATTGCAATATCCCGACGATTTGAACCTGCTGTACACCCGCGCCATGCAGGCTGAAAAACGCAATGACCTGGCCCAACTGGAAAAGGACCTGCGCCTGATCATCAAGCGCGACCCGGATAACGCCATGGCACTCAACGCCCTGGGTTACACCTTGTCCGACCGCACCACGCGTTACGCCGAAGCCAAGGTACTGATCGAACAGGCCCATGCGCTCAACCCTGAAGACCCGGCCGTACTCGACAGCCTGGGCTGGGTGAATTACCGCCTGGGCAACCTCGACGAGGCCGAGCGCTTGCTGCGCCAGGCACTGGAGCGCTTTCCCGATCAAGAAGTTGCCGCACACCTGGGCGAAGTGCTCTGGGCCAAGGGCGAGCAACGCGAAGCACGACAAATCTGGGAAAAATTCCTCAAGGAACAACCCGAAAGCCCAATCCTGCGCGGCACCATCAAGCGCCTGACCGGATCCGAGACCCTTTAA
- the hemA gene encoding glutamyl-tRNA reductase, with translation MAFLALGINHKTASVDVRERVAFTPEQLVEALQQLCRLTDSREAAILSTCNRSELYIEQEHLCADVVLRWLADYHHLSLDDLRASAYVHEEDAAVRHMMRVAAGLDSLVLGEPQILGQMKSAYAVAREAGTVGPLLGRLFQATFNSAKQVRTDTAIGENPVSVAFAAVSLAKQIFSDLQRSQALLIGAGETITLVARHLHDLGVKRIVVANRTLERASILAEQFGAHAVLLSDIPAELVRSDIVISSTASQLPILGKGAVESALKLRKHKPIFMVDIAVPRDIEPEVGELDDVYLYSVDDLHEVVAENLKSRQGAAQAAEEMVSTGAEDFMVRLRELAAVDVLKAYRQQGERLRDEELLKAQRLLANGSSAEEVLMQLARGLTNKLLHAPSVQLKKLTAEGRLDALAMAQELFALGEGASDSSSDKKPQ, from the coding sequence ATGGCCTTCCTCGCACTCGGTATTAACCACAAGACTGCCTCCGTAGACGTGCGCGAGCGCGTGGCGTTTACGCCAGAGCAGTTGGTTGAGGCCTTGCAGCAGCTCTGCCGGCTCACCGACAGCCGCGAAGCTGCGATCCTTTCGACCTGCAATCGCAGCGAGCTCTATATAGAGCAGGAACATCTTTGCGCGGATGTGGTACTGCGCTGGCTGGCCGATTATCACCATTTGAGCCTCGATGACCTGCGCGCCAGTGCCTATGTGCATGAAGAGGATGCGGCAGTTCGTCACATGATGCGTGTGGCGGCCGGTCTCGACTCGCTGGTGTTGGGCGAACCGCAAATTCTTGGCCAGATGAAGTCTGCCTATGCTGTAGCGCGTGAGGCCGGCACGGTCGGTCCGCTGCTGGGGCGCCTGTTCCAGGCCACCTTCAATTCGGCCAAGCAGGTGCGTACCGACACGGCTATCGGCGAAAACCCGGTGTCGGTGGCCTTTGCCGCTGTCAGCCTGGCCAAGCAGATTTTCAGCGATTTGCAGCGCAGCCAGGCGCTGCTGATCGGTGCCGGTGAAACCATTACCCTGGTAGCCCGGCACCTGCACGATTTAGGCGTGAAGCGCATCGTTGTCGCCAACCGCACGCTCGAACGGGCGAGTATCCTCGCTGAACAGTTCGGTGCTCATGCCGTGCTGTTGTCAGACATTCCGGCTGAACTGGTGCGCAGTGATATCGTTATCAGCTCCACCGCCAGTCAGTTGCCGATCCTCGGCAAAGGTGCGGTCGAGAGCGCGTTGAAACTGCGCAAGCACAAGCCGATCTTCATGGTGGATATCGCCGTTCCCCGGGATATCGAACCCGAAGTCGGCGAGTTGGACGACGTTTACCTCTATAGCGTCGACGATTTGCATGAAGTGGTCGCCGAGAACCTCAAGAGCCGCCAGGGGGCCGCCCAGGCCGCCGAGGAGATGGTCAGCACCGGTGCTGAAGATTTCATGGTGCGCCTGCGTGAATTGGCGGCGGTGGATGTGCTCAAGGCGTATCGTCAGCAGGGCGAACGCCTGCGTGATGAAGAGTTGCTCAAGGCCCAGCGTCTGCTCGCCAACGGCAGCAGCGCCGAAGAGGTGCTGATGCAATTGGCCCGTGGCCTGACCAACAAACTGCTCCATGCACCCAGCGTTCAGTTGAAAAAGCTTACCGCCGAAGGCCGCCTCGATGCGCTGGCCATGGCTCAGGAACTCTTTGCCCTCGGTGAGGGCGCGTCAGACAGCTCTTCGGATAAAAAACCGCAATGA
- the prfA gene encoding peptide chain release factor 1, with translation MKASLLNKLDVLQDRFEELTALLGDGEVISDQAKFRAYSKEYAEVEPIVATYKHLSKVQADLEGAQALLKDNDPDMREMAVEEVREAKEKLAELEGDLQRMLLPKDPNDGRNVFLEIRAGTGGDEAAIFSGDLFRMYSRYAERRGWRVEILSENEGEHGGYKEVIARVEGDNVYGKLKFESGAHRVQRVPATESQGRIHTSACTVAVLPEPDEQEAIEINPADLRVDTYRSSGAGGQHVNKTDSAIRITHLPSGIVVECQEERSQHKNRARAMSWLSAKLNDQQTSAAANAIASERKLLVGSGDRSERIRTYNFAQGRVTDHRVNLTLYSLDEILAGGVDAVIEPLLAEYQADQLAAIGE, from the coding sequence ATGAAAGCGTCACTGCTCAATAAACTGGACGTGCTCCAGGACCGTTTCGAAGAACTGACCGCTTTGCTCGGCGACGGCGAGGTCATTTCTGATCAGGCCAAGTTTCGCGCTTATTCCAAGGAGTACGCCGAAGTTGAGCCGATTGTAGCCACCTACAAACATCTCAGCAAAGTGCAGGCTGACCTCGAAGGCGCCCAGGCGCTGCTCAAGGACAATGACCCGGACATGCGTGAAATGGCCGTGGAAGAAGTCCGCGAGGCCAAGGAAAAACTCGCCGAACTGGAAGGCGACCTGCAACGCATGCTGCTGCCCAAGGACCCCAACGACGGGCGCAACGTGTTCCTCGAAATCCGCGCCGGTACCGGTGGCGACGAGGCGGCGATTTTCTCCGGCGACCTGTTCCGCATGTATTCGCGCTACGCCGAACGACGCGGCTGGCGGGTCGAGATCCTGTCCGAGAACGAAGGTGAACACGGTGGCTATAAAGAAGTCATTGCTCGGGTCGAAGGTGACAACGTCTACGGCAAGCTGAAGTTCGAATCCGGCGCCCACCGTGTGCAGCGTGTCCCTGCGACTGAGTCCCAGGGCCGTATCCATACCTCGGCGTGCACCGTGGCGGTGTTGCCTGAGCCGGACGAGCAGGAAGCCATCGAGATCAACCCCGCGGACTTGCGTGTCGACACCTACCGCTCGTCGGGCGCCGGTGGCCAGCACGTCAACAAGACCGACTCGGCGATTCGGATTACCCACTTGCCGTCGGGCATCGTGGTGGAATGCCAGGAAGAACGTTCCCAGCACAAGAACCGGGCGCGGGCCATGTCCTGGCTGTCGGCCAAATTGAACGACCAGCAAACCAGCGCCGCCGCCAACGCGATTGCCAGCGAGCGTAAGCTGCTGGTGGGCTCGGGCGATCGCTCCGAGCGCATCCGAACCTACAACTTTGCCCAAGGCCGGGTAACCGACCATCGTGTCAATCTCACCCTTTATTCCCTGGATGAGATTCTCGCCGGTGGCGTGGATGCGGTAATCGAGCCGTTGCTCGCCGAATATCAGGCGGATCAACTGGCCGCGATAGGTGAATAA
- the prmC gene encoding peptide chain release factor N(5)-glutamine methyltransferase has product MTIIASLLRAADLPDSPTARLDVELLLAAALGKSRSYLHTWPEKIVSSEDALTFADYLQRRRSGEPVAYILGQQGFWKLDLEVAPHTLIPRPETELLVEAALELLPATPANVLDLGTGSGAIALALASERPAWQVTAVDRVLEAVALAERNRQRLHLNNATVLNSHWFSALQGDRFDLIISNPPYIADNDPHLVAGDVRFEPASALVAGPDGLDDLRLIINESPAHLNAGGWLLLEHGYDQALAVRDLLLSQGFEGVHSRIDLGGHERITLGHRPC; this is encoded by the coding sequence ATGACCATCATAGCCAGCCTGCTACGTGCGGCCGACCTGCCCGATTCGCCCACCGCGCGCCTGGATGTGGAACTGCTGCTGGCCGCCGCCCTGGGCAAGTCCCGCAGCTACCTGCACACCTGGCCGGAAAAGATCGTCAGCAGCGAAGACGCCCTGACCTTTGCCGACTACCTGCAGCGCCGCCGCAGCGGCGAGCCGGTGGCCTATATCCTCGGCCAGCAAGGCTTCTGGAAGCTGGATCTGGAGGTCGCACCGCACACGCTGATCCCGCGTCCGGAAACCGAATTGCTGGTGGAAGCCGCTCTGGAACTGCTGCCTGCTACCCCGGCCAATGTCCTGGACCTGGGCACCGGCAGTGGCGCCATTGCCTTGGCGTTAGCCAGCGAGCGCCCGGCCTGGCAGGTCACCGCCGTTGATCGCGTGCTCGAAGCGGTGGCCCTGGCCGAGCGCAACCGCCAGCGCCTGCACCTCAATAACGCCACGGTGCTCAACAGCCATTGGTTCAGCGCCCTGCAAGGCGATCGCTTCGACTTGATCATCAGTAACCCGCCCTACATTGCTGACAACGATCCGCACCTGGTGGCGGGGGATGTACGGTTTGAACCGGCCAGCGCCCTGGTGGCCGGGCCTGATGGGCTGGACGATTTGCGCCTGATCATCAATGAATCACCGGCCCATCTGAATGCTGGCGGCTGGCTGTTGCTTGAGCACGGCTACGACCAGGCCCTGGCTGTGCGTGACTTGTTGCTGAGCCAAGGCTTTGAAGGCGTACACAGTCGTATCGATCTTGGCGGTCACGAACGCATCACCCTGGGGCACCGACCGTGCTGA
- a CDS encoding molybdopterin-synthase adenylyltransferase MoeB, with the protein MLTDQELLRYSRQILLQHVDIDGQLRLKQSRALIVGLGGLGAPVALYLAAAGVGELHLADFDTVDLTNLQRQIIHDTHSVGQTKVDSAMLRLSAINPEITLTPHRVALDADSLVSAIGAVDVVLDCSDNFSTREAVNAACVVAGKPLISGAAIRLEGQLSVFDPRRADSPCYHCLYGHGSDTELTCSEAGVVGPLVGLVGSLQALEALKLLAGFGEPLVGRLLLIDALTTRFRELRVKRDPGCSVCGTRHG; encoded by the coding sequence GTGCTGACCGATCAGGAGCTGTTGCGCTATAGCCGGCAGATTCTGTTGCAGCATGTCGACATCGACGGCCAGTTGCGCCTGAAACAGAGCCGCGCGTTGATCGTCGGCCTCGGCGGTCTGGGCGCCCCGGTTGCGCTCTACCTCGCCGCGGCCGGTGTAGGTGAGCTGCACCTGGCGGATTTTGACACGGTCGATTTGACTAACCTGCAACGCCAGATCATCCATGACACCCACAGCGTAGGGCAGACCAAGGTTGATTCGGCCATGCTTCGTCTGAGCGCGATCAACCCTGAAATCACCCTGACCCCCCATCGCGTGGCGCTGGATGCTGACTCGCTGGTCTCTGCAATCGGCGCAGTGGATGTGGTGCTCGATTGCAGCGACAACTTCTCTACCCGCGAAGCGGTGAATGCGGCCTGCGTCGTGGCGGGCAAGCCATTGATCAGTGGCGCGGCCATTCGCCTTGAGGGGCAATTGTCGGTGTTCGATCCGCGTCGCGCCGACAGCCCGTGCTATCACTGTTTATACGGGCACGGCAGCGACACCGAACTGACCTGCAGCGAAGCCGGCGTGGTCGGACCATTGGTGGGGCTGGTCGGGAGCCTGCAAGCGCTGGAAGCCTTGAAGCTGCTGGCAGGTTTCGGTGAGCCGCTGGTGGGTCGCCTGTTGCTGATCGACGCCTTGACCACGCGTTTTCGCGAATTGCGCGTCAAGCGCGACCCGGGTTGCAGCGTGTGTGGAACCCGGCATGGTTAA
- the murI gene encoding glutamate racemase: MVKGAPIGVFDSGVGGLTVLEEIQQLLPHESLLYVADCGHIPYGEKTPTFILERSRTVAEFFRERGAKAFVIACNTATVAAVADLRQDYPDWPLVGMEPAVKPAAAATRSGVVGVLATTGTLQSAKFAALLDRFATDVRVVTQPCPGLVELIEAGDLNSPALHVLLQGYIEPLLSAGCDTIILGCTHYPFLKPLLAQMLPPSIILIDTGAAVARQLKRLLDGRDLLAVGNPDTAQFWTSGDLTHLRNILPTLWKHPGVVRSFGS, translated from the coding sequence ATGGTTAAGGGCGCGCCCATCGGTGTGTTCGACTCCGGCGTCGGCGGCCTGACGGTGCTGGAAGAAATCCAGCAGTTATTGCCCCATGAATCGCTGCTGTACGTGGCCGACTGCGGGCATATCCCTTATGGTGAGAAAACTCCCACTTTCATCCTTGAGCGTTCTCGAACCGTCGCCGAGTTTTTCCGCGAGCGCGGCGCCAAGGCATTTGTGATCGCGTGTAACACCGCAACGGTCGCCGCCGTTGCCGATTTGCGTCAGGACTACCCTGATTGGCCCTTGGTCGGCATGGAGCCTGCGGTCAAGCCCGCTGCTGCCGCTACCCGCAGCGGCGTGGTGGGTGTGCTCGCCACCACCGGCACGCTGCAAAGCGCCAAATTTGCGGCCTTGCTCGACCGCTTCGCCACTGATGTACGAGTGGTGACCCAACCCTGTCCGGGCCTGGTGGAGCTGATTGAAGCCGGTGACCTGAACAGCCCGGCCTTGCATGTACTGTTGCAGGGCTATATCGAGCCGCTGCTTAGCGCCGGTTGCGACACCATCATCCTGGGTTGCACCCACTATCCCTTCCTCAAGCCGCTCCTGGCGCAGATGCTGCCCCCCAGCATTATCCTGATCGACACCGGCGCCGCGGTGGCGCGCCAGCTCAAGCGCTTGCTGGATGGGCGCGACCTGCTGGCAGTTGGCAATCCCGATACTGCACAGTTCTGGACCAGCGGCGATCTGACTCACCTAAGAAATATCCTACCGACACTTTGGAAACATCCCGGAGTTGTGCGAAGCTTTGGCTCGTGA
- a CDS encoding acyloxyacyl hydrolase produces MKRLFCLAAIAAAVLGHSVSAQAAGLEFGLGSTSDSTLTYRLGLTSDWDKSWMQSDVGRLTGYWSGAYTYWEGDDRAGASSLSFSPVFVYEFAGQSVKPYIEAGIGVAVFSRTRLEDNNIGQAFQFEDRLGFGLRFTGGHEVGIRATHYSNAGISSNNDGVESYSLHYTMPL; encoded by the coding sequence ATGAAGCGCTTGTTCTGTTTGGCTGCGATTGCGGCCGCTGTGTTGGGACACTCTGTTTCAGCCCAGGCCGCCGGCCTGGAGTTCGGGTTGGGGAGTACCAGTGATTCGACGTTGACCTATCGACTGGGCCTGACTTCGGATTGGGATAAAAGCTGGATGCAAAGCGATGTTGGCCGTCTGACCGGCTACTGGAGCGGCGCCTACACGTATTGGGAAGGTGATGACCGTGCAGGTGCCAGCAGCCTGTCGTTCTCGCCGGTGTTTGTGTATGAGTTTGCCGGCCAGTCAGTCAAGCCCTACATCGAAGCCGGTATCGGCGTGGCGGTGTTCTCCCGTACCCGGCTGGAAGACAACAACATCGGCCAAGCCTTTCAGTTCGAAGACCGCCTGGGTTTCGGCCTGCGGTTTACCGGTGGGCATGAAGTGGGCATTCGCGCCACGCACTATTCCAACGCCGGCATCAGCAGCAATAACGACGGGGTAGAGAGCTACTCGTTGCACTACACCATGCCGTTGTAA
- a CDS encoding YkgJ family cysteine cluster protein gives MTNIPHIQITEPAVTCSTCAACCCQLEVMLITDTGVPQRFIDTDEWGGEVMLRLDDGWCAALDRDTMMCTIYALRPLICREFEMGAPECLEEREGIATVYR, from the coding sequence ATGACCAACATCCCCCATATCCAAATCACTGAACCGGCCGTCACCTGCTCGACGTGCGCGGCCTGCTGCTGTCAGCTGGAAGTCATGCTGATCACCGACACCGGCGTGCCGCAGCGCTTTATCGATACCGATGAGTGGGGCGGCGAAGTGATGCTGCGCCTGGACGACGGCTGGTGCGCGGCACTGGATCGAGACACGATGATGTGCACGATCTATGCGCTTCGACCGCTGATTTGCCGGGAGTTCGAGATGGGAGCGCCGGAGTGTCTTGAAGAGCGGGAAGGCATCGCGACGGTCTACCGCTGA
- a CDS encoding DUF2878 domain-containing protein: protein MLKTLANAVLFQCGWFACVLGGDSPWLLAGLAVLSVHLLWISSLADDGLLVLNVTLAGTLLDTLLRTLGVFHFSEPGPLIPFWLIVLWALLATTLRHCLAWSARPWWLAGLLGAVGGPLSYYAGSQLAGVGFGYGTAATLIGLALLWAMLFPLLHGLARKLEH, encoded by the coding sequence GTGCTTAAAACCCTGGCCAATGCCGTGCTGTTCCAATGCGGCTGGTTTGCCTGCGTACTCGGCGGCGACAGCCCATGGCTGCTGGCGGGGCTGGCGGTATTGAGCGTGCACCTGCTGTGGATAAGTTCGCTGGCGGATGACGGCCTGCTCGTGCTCAACGTGACACTGGCAGGCACACTGCTGGACACGCTGTTGCGCACCCTGGGCGTTTTCCACTTCAGCGAGCCCGGGCCGTTGATTCCATTCTGGTTGATCGTACTGTGGGCGCTGCTGGCCACGACCCTGCGCCATTGCCTGGCCTGGAGTGCACGGCCCTGGTGGCTGGCCGGCCTGTTGGGCGCAGTGGGTGGGCCTTTGTCTTATTACGCCGGCAGCCAATTGGCCGGCGTGGGTTTTGGCTACGGCACGGCAGCGACTCTGATCGGCCTGGCGCTGTTATGGGCCATGCTGTTCCCCTTGCTGCACGGGCTCGCGCGCAAGCTCGAACACTGA
- a CDS encoding SAM-dependent methyltransferase, which translates to MKSPSLSVKANRLNVNGMTAALLRKAVLRQLSQLRHGQLVVIEDGERQVFGAREAHLLGEIQILDSAVWGLVAANGSIGAGEAFIHGYWTSPDLTAVVRVMVSNLDVLDAMEGGLARMARPFTQGLHWLNRNTRKGSQKNIAAHYDLGNDLFEEFLDPTMMYSAGQFLTPDDSLEQAQLNKLERICQKLALKPSDHLLEIGTGWGSMALYAAQHYGCKVTTTTLSKEQFAYTEKRIHTQGLQDQVTLLLSDYRDLTGEYDKLVSIEMIEAVGHRFLPTYFKQCAHLLKPNGLMLLQAITIREQRFEQAKRSVDFIQRYIFPGGALPCVQNMLHIVSRDTDMNLLHMEDFGLHYARTLRLWHENFRRAHGRLMELGYDEYFLRLWEFYLCYCEGGFMERTIGTAQLLLAKPAAINPPLLGRFSA; encoded by the coding sequence ATGAAATCCCCTAGCTTATCGGTCAAGGCTAACCGCCTGAACGTCAATGGCATGACCGCTGCGCTGTTGCGCAAGGCGGTGCTGCGCCAGCTCAGCCAACTGCGTCACGGCCAGTTGGTGGTGATCGAAGACGGCGAGCGACAAGTGTTCGGCGCACGGGAAGCGCACCTGTTAGGCGAAATTCAGATTCTCGACTCGGCGGTATGGGGCCTGGTGGCCGCCAATGGTTCGATCGGCGCCGGCGAGGCGTTTATCCATGGTTACTGGACCAGTCCCGACCTCACCGCCGTGGTCCGGGTGATGGTCAGCAACCTGGACGTACTCGACGCCATGGAAGGTGGCCTGGCACGCATGGCCCGCCCGTTCACCCAAGGCCTGCACTGGCTCAACCGCAATACACGCAAGGGCTCGCAGAAAAACATCGCCGCCCACTACGACCTGGGCAACGATCTGTTCGAAGAGTTTCTCGACCCGACCATGATGTACTCGGCGGGGCAGTTTTTGACACCCGATGACAGCCTGGAACAAGCGCAACTGAACAAGCTGGAGCGCATCTGCCAGAAACTGGCGCTCAAGCCCAGCGACCATCTGCTGGAAATCGGCACCGGCTGGGGCAGCATGGCGTTGTATGCGGCGCAGCATTACGGCTGCAAGGTCACCACCACGACCCTGTCCAAGGAACAATTCGCCTACACCGAAAAACGCATTCATACGCAGGGCCTGCAAGATCAAGTGACCTTGCTGCTCAGCGATTACCGCGACCTCACTGGCGAGTATGACAAGCTGGTGTCGATCGAGATGATCGAAGCGGTGGGGCATCGGTTCCTGCCGACCTATTTCAAACAATGTGCGCACTTGCTCAAGCCCAACGGCCTGATGCTGCTGCAAGCCATCACCATTCGCGAACAGCGCTTTGAACAGGCCAAGCGCAGCGTCGACTTCATCCAGCGCTACATTTTCCCCGGTGGCGCCCTGCCCTGTGTCCAGAACATGCTGCACATCGTCAGCCGCGACACCGACATGAACCTGCTGCACATGGAGGACTTCGGCCTGCACTACGCCCGTACCCTGCGCCTGTGGCATGAAAACTTCCGCCGCGCCCATGGCCGTCTCATGGAACTGGGCTACGACGAGTATTTCCTGCGTTTGTGGGAGTTCTACCTGTGCTATTGCGAAGGCGGGTTTATGGAACGCACCATCGGTACCGCACAACTGCTGCTGGCCAAACCCGCGGCGATCAACCCGCCATTGCTTGGGCGCTTCAGTGCTTAA